A region from the Halobacillus mangrovi genome encodes:
- the purQ gene encoding phosphoribosylformylglycinamidine synthase subunit PurQ, which yields MKFAVVVFPGSNCDRDMYYAVKDALGEEADLVWYKEADLSNYDSILLPGGFSYGDYLRSGAIASTSDIIEQIREAAEAGKPILGVCNGFQVLLEMGLLPGAMLPNKHLKFMCHYETLIVENAETLFTNQYDEKERISIPIAHGDGNYYCDEQTYQTLKENNQIAFTYEKNPNGSVGDIAGITNETGNVLGMMPHPERAVESLLGNEDGLRLFQSILTHWRNRHAINA from the coding sequence GTGAAGTTTGCTGTCGTTGTATTTCCCGGTTCGAACTGTGACCGTGACATGTATTATGCCGTGAAGGATGCGCTTGGCGAAGAAGCGGACCTCGTCTGGTATAAGGAAGCTGATCTATCAAACTACGACTCTATTCTTCTGCCAGGGGGATTCTCTTACGGAGACTACCTCAGATCAGGAGCAATCGCGTCAACCTCTGATATCATCGAGCAGATCCGTGAAGCAGCGGAAGCGGGAAAACCAATTCTAGGTGTCTGTAACGGATTCCAAGTCCTGCTTGAAATGGGATTGCTTCCAGGGGCAATGCTTCCGAATAAACATCTGAAATTCATGTGCCACTATGAAACGCTTATTGTAGAAAACGCGGAAACCCTTTTTACGAATCAATACGATGAAAAAGAAAGAATCAGCATCCCGATCGCTCACGGGGATGGAAACTATTATTGTGACGAACAAACTTACCAAACTTTGAAAGAAAACAACCAGATCGCTTTCACTTATGAGAAGAACCCAAACGGCTCTGTAGGAGATATTGCAGGGATTACGAACGAGACTGGCAATGTACTCGGTATGATGCCGCACCCGGAACGTGCCGTTGAGAGCCTGCTAGGAAACGAGGACGGATTACGATTGTTTCAATCCATTTTGACTCATTGGAGGAATAGACATGCCATCAATGCTTGA
- the purS gene encoding phosphoribosylformylglycinamidine synthase subunit PurS: MRKVKIYITLKEGVLDPQGKAVQNSLHSLEYKNVNEVRVGKYMEVMLEDTENLEEQIDKMCDQLLANPVIEDYTYTIEEVV, encoded by the coding sequence ATGCGTAAAGTAAAAATCTACATCACATTAAAAGAGGGCGTACTAGATCCACAAGGAAAGGCCGTTCAAAATTCTCTTCACTCTCTTGAATATAAAAACGTCAACGAAGTACGGGTTGGAAAATATATGGAAGTGATGCTTGAGGATACGGAAAACCTTGAGGAACAAATCGATAAAATGTGTGACCAGCTTTTAGCAAACCCGGTCATTGAGGACTATACGTACACGATCGAGGAGGTTGTCTAA
- the purF gene encoding amidophosphoribosyltransferase → MLGEIKGLNEECGIFGIWGHPESAQLTYYGLHALQHRGQEGAGIITSDGEQLKLAKGHGLINEVFSQHQLDELKGHASMGHVRYATAGDGGYENIQPLLFRSQTGGLALAHNGNLVNAQALKNQLEAQGSILQTTSDTEVVAHLIKRARHLELDQAIAEALSMIKGAYAFLMMTEEKMFVANDPRGLRPLCLGHLGESWVVSSETCAFDIIGATYDREVKPGELLIISDEGVESKRFSAPIQRTLCSMEYVYFSRPDSNLDGKNVHASRKRMGKALAKEAPIEADVVTGVPDSSISAAIGYAEEAGLPYELGLIKNRYVGRTFIQPSQELREQGVKMKLSAVRGIVEGKRVVMVDDSIVRGTTSRRIVKMLKEAGAKEVHVRIASPPIKNPCYYGIDTSNSGELIAANNTVEEIEEQIGADSLAYLTPEGLNEAIYEGEESMEHGGCMACFTGNYPTEIYPNTVHPYEKA, encoded by the coding sequence ATGCTTGGTGAAATCAAAGGCTTAAACGAAGAGTGCGGCATTTTTGGGATATGGGGACATCCGGAATCGGCTCAACTGACGTATTACGGGTTACATGCGTTGCAGCACCGCGGGCAAGAAGGGGCTGGAATCATTACGAGCGATGGAGAACAATTGAAGCTTGCCAAAGGGCACGGACTGATCAACGAAGTTTTTTCTCAACATCAATTGGATGAGTTGAAAGGTCATGCTTCCATGGGACATGTCCGTTATGCGACGGCAGGAGACGGGGGTTATGAAAATATACAGCCCCTTTTATTCCGGTCTCAAACTGGAGGACTTGCACTTGCCCACAATGGAAACCTCGTCAATGCCCAAGCACTGAAAAACCAGCTTGAGGCACAGGGCAGCATTTTGCAGACGACTTCCGATACGGAAGTCGTCGCTCACTTGATCAAACGAGCACGCCATCTGGAACTTGATCAGGCGATCGCAGAAGCGCTCTCCATGATCAAAGGAGCCTATGCATTTCTAATGATGACCGAGGAAAAAATGTTCGTTGCTAATGATCCGCGGGGATTACGTCCGCTCTGTCTTGGTCATTTGGGGGAATCATGGGTAGTCTCTTCAGAAACGTGTGCATTCGACATTATTGGTGCCACCTATGACCGTGAAGTTAAGCCTGGAGAATTGCTGATCATCTCAGATGAAGGTGTGGAATCCAAGCGTTTCTCGGCACCCATTCAACGTACGCTTTGCTCGATGGAATATGTTTATTTCTCTCGTCCGGACAGCAACTTAGACGGAAAAAATGTTCACGCCTCCCGAAAACGTATGGGGAAAGCCTTGGCTAAGGAAGCCCCAATTGAAGCGGATGTCGTAACGGGTGTGCCCGACTCAAGTATTTCAGCTGCCATCGGATACGCTGAAGAGGCTGGACTTCCCTATGAGCTTGGTTTGATTAAAAACCGATATGTAGGCAGAACGTTCATACAGCCGTCTCAAGAGCTTCGTGAACAAGGGGTGAAAATGAAGCTGTCAGCAGTAAGAGGAATTGTTGAAGGCAAACGTGTCGTCATGGTTGATGACTCTATCGTTCGCGGGACGACGAGCCGCCGAATTGTAAAGATGCTGAAGGAAGCGGGAGCGAAGGAAGTGCACGTTCGAATCGCCTCTCCTCCGATTAAGAACCCTTGCTATTACGGCATTGATACCTCGAACAGCGGTGAATTGATTGCCGCTAACAATACCGTTGAAGAAATCGAGGAGCAAATCGGAGCGGACAGCTTAGCTTATCTAACTCCGGAAGGTTTGAATGAAGCCATATATGAAGGGGAAGAGTCGATGGAACACGGCGGCTGCATGGCCTGCTTTACCGGAAACTATCCGACGGAAATCTATCCGAACACGGTTCACCCTTATGAAAAAGCGTAA
- the purL gene encoding phosphoribosylformylglycinamidine synthase subunit PurL yields the protein MPSMLEISPEQIEEQRLYSEMGLSDDEFQSIKKILGRKPNYTETGLFSVMWSEHCSYKNSKPLLRKFPTEGPQVLQGPGEGAGIIDIGDEQAVVFKVESHNHPSAVEPYQGAATGVGGILRDVFSMGARPVALLNSLRFGSLQQPRVKYLFEEVVRGIAGYGNCVGVPTVGGEVQFDDAYNGNPLVNAMCVGLIDHKDIQKGIAAGVGNTVMYVGAKTGRDGIHGATFASEELSEESEEKRPSVQVGDPFMEKLLIEACLDVIHHDALVGIQDMGAAGLTSSASEMASKAGTGMTMNLDHVPQREQNMTAYEMMLSESQERMLLVVEKGREEEIAQVFRKYNLEAVAVGEVTDTKRFRLEHHGEVVADVPVDSLAEDAPVYHQPSKVPAYYEEFQAMENYVPAITDYRQTLIELLKQPTIASKEWVYDQYDSMVQTNTVVTPGSDAAVIRVRGTNKALAMTTDCNSRYIYVDPEAGGKIAVAEAARNIVCSGGRPLGITDGLNFGSPENPEIFWQMEKSVEGMSEACKELNTPVISGNVSLYNESFGGKAIYPTPIVGMVGLIDETGHITQSHVKQSGDLIYIVGETNPEFGGSELQGMLEGRHFGKAPAIDLEIESHRQNQVLTAIRSGLVESAHDLAEGGLGVALAESLFEQELGCEVYVDGDVTTALFSETQSRFMISVKPDNKKAFEQAVADARLIGTVTHDGIYRVKAGDQLVLEEQTSVLKQTWKGAIPCLVKSKA from the coding sequence ATGCCATCAATGCTTGAGATCAGCCCAGAGCAAATCGAAGAACAACGCCTTTATAGTGAAATGGGGTTGAGCGATGACGAATTTCAATCCATCAAAAAAATCCTGGGCCGCAAGCCGAATTATACCGAAACAGGTTTGTTCTCGGTGATGTGGTCTGAGCACTGCAGCTATAAAAATTCAAAGCCACTGCTAAGAAAATTCCCGACAGAAGGGCCTCAAGTGCTGCAAGGTCCCGGGGAAGGAGCAGGAATTATCGACATCGGTGATGAACAGGCGGTTGTGTTTAAAGTGGAAAGTCACAATCACCCGTCAGCAGTTGAGCCCTATCAAGGTGCAGCGACAGGTGTCGGCGGAATTCTTCGTGACGTCTTTTCTATGGGCGCGCGTCCGGTTGCTTTACTGAATTCATTAAGATTTGGTTCCCTTCAGCAGCCGCGTGTTAAATATTTATTCGAAGAAGTTGTCCGCGGGATCGCTGGCTACGGAAACTGTGTCGGTGTTCCTACTGTCGGTGGAGAAGTGCAGTTTGATGATGCCTATAACGGCAATCCACTCGTCAACGCCATGTGTGTCGGATTGATTGATCATAAAGATATTCAAAAAGGGATTGCAGCTGGTGTTGGGAATACCGTCATGTACGTCGGTGCGAAAACAGGACGTGACGGCATCCACGGAGCGACTTTTGCATCGGAAGAATTGTCGGAAGAGTCCGAAGAAAAACGTCCTTCTGTCCAAGTCGGCGACCCATTCATGGAAAAGCTTCTGATCGAAGCTTGCCTAGATGTCATTCATCACGATGCGCTCGTAGGCATTCAAGATATGGGAGCGGCCGGTCTCACTTCTTCGGCTAGTGAAATGGCAAGTAAAGCCGGTACGGGAATGACGATGAATTTGGATCACGTGCCACAGCGTGAACAGAATATGACGGCATACGAAATGATGCTCTCCGAATCGCAGGAACGTATGCTTCTCGTCGTTGAAAAAGGCCGCGAAGAAGAAATTGCGCAAGTGTTCCGTAAGTATAACTTAGAAGCTGTAGCGGTCGGCGAAGTAACGGATACGAAGCGCTTCCGCCTTGAACATCACGGCGAAGTCGTTGCAGACGTTCCCGTCGATTCGCTTGCTGAAGATGCTCCAGTGTACCATCAGCCGTCTAAGGTTCCGGCATACTATGAAGAGTTTCAGGCGATGGAAAACTACGTACCAGCTATAACAGATTATCGCCAAACTCTAATCGAGCTTTTAAAACAGCCGACGATTGCGAGTAAAGAATGGGTATACGACCAGTATGATTCCATGGTACAGACAAACACGGTTGTTACACCAGGTTCTGATGCCGCTGTCATTAGGGTCCGCGGAACGAATAAGGCACTTGCAATGACGACGGATTGTAATTCCCGATACATTTACGTTGATCCTGAAGCAGGCGGGAAGATCGCTGTCGCAGAAGCGGCTCGTAACATCGTTTGCTCAGGCGGACGTCCATTAGGCATCACCGATGGTCTCAACTTCGGTTCACCAGAGAATCCGGAAATCTTTTGGCAAATGGAAAAAAGTGTTGAAGGCATGAGTGAGGCTTGCAAAGAGCTGAATACGCCTGTTATTAGCGGAAACGTATCTCTATATAATGAATCTTTTGGTGGTAAAGCGATTTATCCAACACCGATTGTTGGAATGGTCGGGTTAATTGACGAAACAGGTCATATTACCCAGTCACACGTGAAACAATCCGGAGATTTGATTTATATTGTCGGTGAAACGAATCCTGAGTTTGGAGGCAGTGAACTGCAAGGCATGCTGGAAGGACGCCACTTTGGGAAAGCGCCAGCCATTGATCTCGAAATAGAATCACACCGCCAGAACCAAGTGTTAACAGCGATCCGCTCTGGCCTTGTAGAATCCGCTCATGATTTAGCTGAAGGTGGTCTTGGGGTAGCTTTAGCGGAGAGCCTGTTTGAGCAGGAACTCGGTTGCGAAGTGTATGTTGATGGCGATGTTACAACAGCTTTATTCTCTGAAACCCAGTCACGCTTTATGATCTCAGTCAAACCAGATAATAAAAAAGCGTTTGAGCAAGCGGTGGCAGACGCACGCTTAATCGGAACTGTAACCCATGACGGCATTTATCGTGTGAAAGCTGGTGATCAATTGGTCTTGGAAGAGCAGACATCTGTGCTGAAACAAACTTGGAAAGGAGCTATTCCATGCTTGGTGAAATCAAAGGCTTAA